One stretch of Rathayibacter festucae DSM 15932 DNA includes these proteins:
- a CDS encoding MBL fold metallo-hydrolase, translated as MRLTKLEHATVLVEEAGSRLVLDPGSFTRPLEGTAGTVAVVITHEHADHWTAEQLERLRAANPALRILGPAGVGAAAEGFEVETVAEGDVVEVGPFELRFFGSRHAVIHSSIPVIDNVGVLVNGRFYYAGDSFTVPAGVDVEVLAAPSGAPWMKIAESIDYVLALAPRHAFATHERVLSEAGQKLGHDRLGWATREGGGEYHALEPGDVLEL; from the coding sequence ATGCGACTGACCAAGCTCGAGCACGCCACCGTCCTCGTCGAGGAGGCGGGCTCGCGGCTCGTCCTCGACCCCGGCTCCTTCACCCGCCCCCTCGAGGGCACGGCCGGCACCGTCGCGGTCGTGATCACCCACGAGCACGCCGACCACTGGACCGCGGAGCAGCTGGAGCGGCTGCGCGCCGCGAACCCGGCGCTGCGCATCCTCGGCCCGGCCGGTGTCGGCGCGGCGGCCGAGGGCTTCGAGGTCGAGACGGTCGCCGAGGGCGACGTCGTCGAGGTCGGACCGTTCGAGCTGCGCTTCTTCGGCTCGCGGCACGCGGTGATCCACTCCTCGATTCCTGTGATCGACAACGTCGGGGTGCTGGTGAACGGCCGGTTCTACTACGCGGGCGACTCCTTCACCGTGCCGGCCGGCGTCGACGTCGAGGTGCTGGCGGCCCCCTCCGGTGCCCCCTGGATGAAGATCGCGGAGTCGATCGACTACGTCCTCGCGCTCGCGCCGCGGCACGCCTTCGCGACGCACGAGCGCGTGCTGTCCGAGGCGGGCCAGAAGCTCGGCCACGACCGCCTCGGCTGGGCGACCCGCGAGGGCGGCGGCGAGTACCACGCCCTCGAGCCGGGCGACGTGCTCGAGCTCTAG
- a CDS encoding TerC family protein translates to MQELPVWFVTGSFVVLSLILAADLLLVYKRPHVPSLKESGLWVGFYVTLALIFALVMLLLGGGEVAGQFVAGWLTEYSLSIDNLFVFVIIMGRFAVPPKYQQEVLMVGIIIALIFRGVFILLGAQLIESFSWIFYLFGAFLVYTAWNQAFGKEDENEGTDNLLIRLLRKRVKISDEFDGSKIRTVKDGKKYFTPMLIVFLAIGSTDLLFALDSIPAIFGITESPFIVFTANIFALMGLRQLYFLLGGLIDKLEYLKYGIAFILAFIGVKLVLHALHENDLPFLNGGEPLPVWDIDTITSLAVIVVSMTVATVASLIKMRREHSHIELHDGHPEVVADADGQDRAEKK, encoded by the coding sequence ATGCAAGAGCTGCCCGTCTGGTTCGTGACCGGCTCGTTCGTCGTCCTCAGCCTGATCCTGGCCGCGGACCTGCTGCTGGTCTACAAGCGCCCGCACGTGCCGAGCCTGAAGGAGTCCGGCCTCTGGGTCGGCTTCTACGTCACGCTCGCGCTCATCTTCGCCCTGGTGATGCTGCTGCTGGGCGGGGGAGAGGTCGCCGGCCAGTTCGTCGCGGGCTGGCTGACCGAGTACAGCCTGTCGATCGACAACCTGTTCGTCTTCGTGATCATCATGGGCCGCTTCGCGGTGCCGCCGAAGTACCAGCAGGAAGTGCTGATGGTGGGCATCATCATCGCGCTGATCTTCCGCGGGGTGTTCATCCTGCTCGGCGCGCAGCTGATCGAGAGCTTCAGCTGGATCTTCTACCTCTTCGGCGCCTTCCTCGTCTACACCGCCTGGAACCAGGCGTTCGGCAAGGAGGACGAGAACGAGGGCACCGACAACCTCCTCATCCGCCTGCTGCGCAAGCGCGTGAAGATCTCGGACGAGTTCGACGGCTCGAAGATCCGCACGGTGAAGGACGGCAAGAAGTACTTCACCCCGATGCTGATCGTGTTCCTCGCGATCGGCTCCACCGACCTGCTCTTCGCGCTCGACTCGATCCCGGCGATCTTCGGCATCACCGAGAGCCCGTTCATCGTCTTCACCGCGAACATCTTCGCCCTGATGGGCCTGCGCCAGCTCTACTTCCTGCTCGGCGGTCTGATCGACAAGCTCGAGTACCTCAAGTACGGCATCGCGTTCATCCTCGCCTTCATCGGCGTGAAGCTCGTGCTGCACGCCCTGCACGAGAACGACCTTCCGTTCCTCAACGGCGGCGAGCCGCTGCCGGTCTGGGACATCGACACGATCACCTCGCTCGCCGTCATCGTCGTCAGCATGACCGTCGCCACGGTCGCCAGCCTGATCAAGATGCGCCGCGAGCACTCCCACATCGAGCTGCACGACGGCCACCCGGAGGTCGTCGCCGACGCCGACGGGCAGGACCGCGCCGAGAAGAAGTGA
- a CDS encoding PP2C family protein-serine/threonine phosphatase, translating into MTATTSTTSIELPQGVLHLTVSSSTDVGAVRRVNEDALLVAPTLVAVADGMGGHARGDLASSTAVESLRASAAEAIGPVSDVFAVVETANAAVRDLDVGGALCGTTLTGLTLVRPEGGGPASWALFNVGDSRVYRWDGAGIQQLTVDHSAVQELVSAGLLSREAAESHPDRNIVTRALGADDEVETDVWTLPIVPRATYLLCSDGLTKELSDARIAELFARRDAGDLHGADVAEELVRAAVDAGGRDNVTVVVVEAVLVPRA; encoded by the coding sequence GTGACTGCGACGACGAGCACGACCAGCATCGAGCTGCCCCAGGGCGTCCTGCACCTGACGGTGTCGAGCAGCACCGACGTCGGCGCCGTCCGCCGGGTGAACGAGGACGCCCTCCTGGTCGCGCCGACGCTGGTCGCCGTCGCCGACGGCATGGGCGGGCACGCCCGCGGCGACCTGGCCAGCTCGACCGCCGTCGAGAGCCTGCGGGCGAGCGCGGCCGAGGCGATCGGCCCGGTGTCGGACGTCTTCGCCGTCGTCGAGACGGCGAACGCCGCGGTCCGCGACCTCGACGTCGGCGGCGCCCTCTGCGGCACGACGCTCACCGGCCTCACGCTCGTCCGGCCGGAGGGCGGCGGACCGGCCTCCTGGGCCCTGTTCAACGTCGGCGACTCCCGGGTCTACCGCTGGGACGGCGCAGGGATCCAGCAGCTGACCGTCGACCACTCGGCGGTGCAGGAACTGGTCTCGGCCGGCCTGCTCAGCCGGGAGGCGGCGGAGTCGCACCCCGACCGCAACATCGTCACCCGGGCGCTCGGCGCCGACGACGAGGTCGAGACGGACGTCTGGACTCTGCCGATCGTGCCCCGGGCGACCTACCTGCTCTGCTCCGACGGCCTCACCAAGGAGCTCTCCGACGCCCGCATCGCCGAGCTCTTCGCCCGCCGCGACGCGGGGGACCTGCACGGAGCCGATGTCGCCGAGGAGCTCGTGCGCGCCGCGGTCGACGCGGGCGGACGGGACAACGTGACGGTCGTCGTCGTGGAGGCCGTGCTCGTGCCCCGGGCCTAG
- a CDS encoding DUF6584 family protein — MDTVEALDRAKMRFAEGDVRGAVSLLERCVEADPTWIDPRVLLSELYRRSGDLIEAGRWGYLIENCAAPEERRAFERALVRTDEDPFEFAERALVRPLELAAESKHAAMMLAALPARIDEAERFERESPDPLDGDWFEHEALPVKRRSGFVGMVGAAVAAVFVVGGVVVGAAALLVVPAVLIAMLVAP, encoded by the coding sequence ATGGACACCGTCGAGGCTCTCGATCGCGCGAAGATGCGCTTCGCAGAGGGGGACGTCCGAGGAGCCGTGTCGCTGCTCGAGCGCTGCGTCGAGGCCGACCCCACCTGGATCGACCCCCGCGTCCTCCTGTCCGAGCTCTACCGGAGGTCCGGCGACCTCATCGAGGCGGGCCGGTGGGGCTACCTGATCGAGAACTGCGCCGCTCCCGAGGAGCGGCGGGCCTTCGAGCGTGCGCTGGTGCGCACCGACGAGGACCCGTTCGAGTTCGCCGAGCGCGCCCTGGTGCGCCCGCTCGAGCTCGCGGCCGAGTCGAAGCACGCGGCGATGATGCTCGCGGCGCTCCCGGCCCGCATCGACGAGGCCGAGCGCTTCGAGCGAGAGTCGCCCGACCCGCTCGACGGCGACTGGTTCGAGCACGAGGCGCTGCCGGTGAAGCGGCGCTCGGGCTTCGTCGGGATGGTCGGCGCGGCGGTGGCCGCGGTCTTCGTCGTCGGCGGCGTCGTGGTCGGTGCGGCCGCGCTGCTGGTGGTCCCCGCGGTGCTCATCGCGATGCTCGTCGCGCCCTGA
- the leuC gene encoding 3-isopropylmalate dehydratase large subunit encodes MNDSSPDTAAPSAAEIPAAERPRTLAEKVWDDHLVAKGEDGTPDLIYIDLHLVHEVTSPQAFDGLRQAGRPVRRPDLTIATEDHNTPTVGIDKPIADLTSRTQIETLRRNAAEFGVRLHSLGDIEQGIVHVVGPQLGLTMPGITVVCGDSHTSTHGAFGAMAFGIGTSEVEHVMATQTLPLKPFKTMAITVEGELREGVTAKDIILAVIAKIGTGGGQGYVLEYRGSAIRALSMEGRMTICNMSIEAGARAGMVAPDETTFAYLEGRPHAPEGQDWEDAVAYWRTLPSDEGAVFDAEVVLDADALEPFVTWGTNPGQGVSLSQAVPDPDAIADPNERSNARRALEYMDLEAGTPMKEIPVDAVFMGSCTNSRIEDLRAFASIIAGRTKAPGVRVMVVPGSARVRIEAEAEGLDKVITAFGAEWRFAGCSMCLGMNPDQLAPGERCASTSNRNFEGRQGKGGRTHLVSPLVAAATAVRGTLSSPSDLEPVRELVEA; translated from the coding sequence ATGAACGACAGTTCCCCCGACACCGCCGCGCCCTCGGCCGCCGAGATCCCGGCCGCCGAGCGCCCGCGCACCCTGGCCGAGAAGGTCTGGGACGACCACCTCGTCGCCAAGGGCGAGGACGGCACGCCCGACCTGATCTACATCGACCTGCACCTGGTGCACGAGGTGACCAGCCCGCAGGCCTTCGACGGCCTCCGCCAGGCCGGCCGACCCGTCCGCCGCCCCGATCTGACGATCGCGACCGAGGACCACAACACCCCGACCGTCGGCATCGACAAGCCGATCGCCGACCTCACCAGCCGCACCCAGATCGAGACCCTGCGGCGCAACGCCGCCGAGTTCGGCGTCCGCCTGCACTCCCTCGGCGACATCGAGCAGGGCATCGTGCACGTCGTCGGCCCGCAGCTCGGGCTGACCATGCCCGGCATCACCGTCGTCTGCGGCGACTCGCACACCTCGACCCACGGCGCGTTCGGCGCGATGGCGTTCGGCATCGGCACCAGCGAGGTCGAGCACGTGATGGCCACGCAGACCCTGCCGCTCAAGCCCTTCAAGACCATGGCGATCACGGTCGAGGGCGAGCTGCGCGAGGGCGTCACGGCGAAGGACATCATCCTCGCCGTGATCGCGAAGATCGGCACCGGCGGCGGTCAGGGCTACGTGCTCGAGTACCGCGGCTCGGCGATCCGCGCGCTCTCGATGGAGGGCCGGATGACGATCTGCAACATGTCGATCGAGGCGGGCGCGCGCGCCGGCATGGTCGCGCCCGACGAGACGACCTTCGCCTATCTCGAGGGCCGCCCGCACGCCCCCGAGGGGCAGGACTGGGAGGACGCGGTCGCCTACTGGCGGACGCTGCCGAGCGACGAGGGCGCCGTCTTCGACGCCGAGGTCGTCCTCGACGCGGACGCGCTCGAGCCGTTCGTCACCTGGGGCACCAATCCCGGCCAGGGCGTCTCGCTCTCGCAGGCCGTGCCCGACCCCGACGCGATCGCCGACCCGAACGAGCGCTCCAACGCCCGCCGCGCGCTGGAGTACATGGACCTCGAGGCCGGCACCCCGATGAAGGAGATCCCGGTCGACGCGGTCTTCATGGGCTCCTGCACCAACTCCCGCATCGAGGACCTCCGCGCCTTCGCGTCGATCATCGCCGGCCGCACCAAGGCGCCCGGCGTCCGGGTGATGGTCGTCCCCGGCTCCGCCCGCGTGCGCATCGAGGCCGAGGCCGAGGGCCTGGACAAGGTGATCACCGCGTTCGGCGCCGAGTGGCGCTTCGCCGGCTGCTCGATGTGCCTCGGCATGAACCCGGACCAGCTCGCCCCGGGGGAGCGCTGCGCCTCCACCTCGAACCGCAACTTCGAGGGCAGGCAGGGCAAGGGCGGCCGCACCCACCTGGTGTCGCCGCTGGTCGCCGCCGCGACCGCCGTGCGCGGCACCCTCTCCAGTCCGTCGGATCTGGAGCCCGTCCGCGAGCTGGTGGAGGCCTGA
- the leuD gene encoding 3-isopropylmalate dehydratase small subunit encodes MEKFETVTGIAAPLKRSNVDTDQIIPAVFLKRVTKTGFEDALFHGWRQDPEFVLNQPAFQGAQILVAGPDFGTGSSREHAVWALRDFGFRVVLSSRFGDIFRGNSGKQGLLAAALAESDIDRLWELIDATPGIEMTVDLVGRTVTAGGETFPFEVDDYTRWRLIEGLDDIGLTLRDEALISEFETRRASWRPKTLPVK; translated from the coding sequence ATGGAGAAGTTCGAGACCGTCACCGGCATCGCCGCGCCGCTGAAGCGCAGCAACGTCGACACCGACCAGATCATCCCCGCCGTCTTCCTCAAGCGGGTCACCAAGACCGGCTTCGAGGACGCGCTCTTCCACGGCTGGCGCCAGGACCCGGAGTTCGTGCTCAACCAGCCGGCGTTCCAGGGTGCGCAGATCCTCGTCGCGGGCCCCGACTTCGGCACCGGCTCCAGCCGCGAGCACGCCGTCTGGGCACTGCGCGACTTCGGCTTCCGCGTCGTGCTGTCCTCCCGCTTCGGCGACATCTTCCGCGGCAACTCCGGCAAGCAGGGGCTGCTCGCGGCGGCCCTGGCGGAGAGCGACATCGACCGGCTCTGGGAGCTGATCGATGCGACGCCGGGAATAGAAATGACCGTCGATCTGGTTGGTCGTACGGTCACCGCCGGTGGCGAGACCTTCCCTTTCGAGGTCGACGACTACACTCGTTGGCGCCTGATCGAAGGGCTGGACGACATCGGCCTGACCCTGCGCGACGAAGCGCTCATTTCCGAATTCGAGACCCGTCGCGCGAGCTGGCGGCCCAAGACATTGCCGGTGAAATAG
- the murA gene encoding UDP-N-acetylglucosamine 1-carboxyvinyltransferase, whose protein sequence is MTTERITIHGGRPLKGRIELKGAKNLVTKAMVAALLGETASTLRDVPDISDVRVVKGLLEVHGVKVKQGPEVGELILDPSNVESAHFADIDAHAGSSRIPILFCGPLLHRLGEAFIPDLGGCRIGDRPIDYHLEVLRNFGAIVEKLPSGIRMSAPEGLHGAKVSLPYPSVGATEQVLLTAVRASGITELSGAAIEPEIMDLINILQKMGAIISVDTDRVIRIEGVDRLEGYTHRALFDRNEAASWAAAALATDGDIFVGGARQQEMTTFLNVFRKVGGAFEIAEDGIRFYHPGGELKPVIIETDVHPGFMTDWQQPLVVALTKAKGVSIVHETVYEQRFGFVDALVEMGATIQIHRECLGGQACRFGQRNFMHSAVISGPSKLHGADIVVPDLRGGFSHLIAALSAEGTSSVSNVGIISRGYENFLTKLELLGADFSLDA, encoded by the coding sequence ATGACCACCGAGCGGATCACCATCCACGGCGGGCGGCCGCTGAAGGGCCGGATCGAGCTCAAGGGCGCGAAGAACCTCGTCACCAAGGCGATGGTCGCCGCGCTCCTCGGCGAGACCGCGTCCACCCTGCGCGACGTCCCGGACATCAGCGACGTCCGCGTGGTCAAGGGCCTCCTCGAGGTGCACGGCGTCAAGGTGAAGCAGGGCCCCGAGGTGGGCGAGCTGATCCTCGACCCCTCCAACGTCGAGTCCGCGCACTTCGCCGATATCGACGCCCACGCCGGCTCCAGCCGCATCCCGATCCTGTTCTGCGGACCGCTGCTGCACCGCCTCGGCGAGGCGTTCATCCCCGACCTCGGCGGCTGCCGCATCGGCGACCGCCCGATCGACTACCACCTCGAGGTGCTCCGCAACTTCGGTGCCATCGTCGAGAAGCTGCCCTCCGGCATCCGGATGTCGGCGCCCGAGGGCCTGCACGGCGCCAAGGTGTCGCTGCCCTACCCGAGCGTCGGCGCGACCGAGCAGGTGCTGCTCACCGCCGTCCGCGCGTCGGGCATCACCGAGCTGTCGGGTGCGGCGATCGAGCCGGAGATCATGGATCTCATCAACATCCTGCAGAAGATGGGCGCGATCATCTCGGTCGACACCGACCGCGTGATCCGCATCGAGGGCGTCGACCGCCTGGAGGGCTACACCCACCGCGCGCTCTTCGACCGCAACGAGGCCGCGTCCTGGGCCGCCGCGGCCCTCGCGACCGACGGCGACATCTTCGTCGGCGGCGCCCGCCAGCAGGAGATGACGACCTTCCTCAACGTCTTCCGCAAGGTCGGCGGCGCGTTCGAGATCGCCGAGGACGGCATCCGCTTCTACCACCCCGGTGGCGAGCTCAAGCCGGTCATCATCGAGACCGACGTGCACCCCGGCTTCATGACCGACTGGCAGCAGCCGCTCGTCGTGGCGCTGACCAAGGCCAAGGGTGTGTCGATCGTGCACGAGACCGTCTACGAGCAGCGCTTCGGCTTCGTCGACGCGCTGGTCGAGATGGGCGCGACCATCCAGATCCACCGCGAGTGCCTCGGTGGCCAGGCCTGCCGCTTCGGTCAGCGCAACTTCATGCACTCCGCGGTCATCTCCGGCCCGTCGAAGCTGCACGGCGCCGACATCGTCGTGCCCGACCTGCGCGGCGGCTTCTCGCACCTGATCGCGGCGCTCTCGGCCGAGGGCACCTCCTCGGTCTCGAACGTCGGCATCATCAGCCGCGGCTACGAGAACTTCCTCACCAAGCTCGAGCTGCTCGGCGCCGACTTCTCGCTCGACGCGTAG
- a CDS encoding lysophospholipid acyltransferase family protein, translating into MSERSRPSIFWLLAALVIPTLTASVDLRVRDIDKIPRKGAFVFAPNHYSEIDPFITGWVLWRAGRAPRFLAKASLFKIPVAGAILRASGQIPVERAGSVRGSEPLKAAKELVDRGGSVLIYPEGTLTRDPELWPMRGKTGAVRMALQYGLPVVPVAHWGTQQVMGRYSRKITLFRRKRVDVLVGDPVDLSAFRGRSLDSATLNEASTVVMAAITRLLEELRGETAPEKRWNPAEHNQKGTGRFEQGQ; encoded by the coding sequence GTGTCTGAACGAAGCCGCCCGTCCATCTTCTGGCTCCTCGCGGCGTTGGTGATCCCGACGCTCACCGCCTCCGTGGACCTCCGGGTCCGCGACATCGACAAGATCCCGCGCAAGGGCGCGTTCGTGTTCGCACCGAACCACTACAGCGAGATCGACCCGTTCATCACGGGCTGGGTGCTGTGGCGGGCCGGTCGCGCACCGCGCTTCCTGGCGAAGGCGTCGCTGTTCAAGATCCCCGTCGCCGGAGCGATCCTGCGCGCCTCGGGGCAGATCCCGGTCGAGCGGGCCGGCTCCGTGCGCGGCAGCGAGCCGCTGAAGGCGGCGAAGGAGCTCGTCGACCGGGGCGGCTCCGTCCTGATCTACCCTGAGGGCACCCTCACCCGCGACCCCGAGCTCTGGCCGATGCGCGGCAAGACCGGCGCTGTGCGGATGGCACTGCAGTACGGACTGCCCGTCGTGCCCGTCGCGCACTGGGGCACCCAGCAGGTCATGGGCCGCTACTCGAGGAAGATCACCCTCTTCCGCCGCAAGCGCGTCGACGTCCTGGTCGGCGATCCCGTCGACCTGTCGGCGTTCCGCGGGCGCAGCCTCGACTCCGCGACCCTCAACGAGGCGTCGACCGTCGTGATGGCCGCGATCACCCGCCTGCTCGAGGAGCTCCGCGGCGAGACGGCACCCGAGAAGCGCTGGAACCCGGCCGAGCACAATCAGAAGGGCACGGGACGCTTTGAGCAGGGGCAGTAG
- a CDS encoding NAD(P)H-dependent glycerol-3-phosphate dehydrogenase, which yields MPRRVAVLGAGSWGTTFAKILADGGSDVVMWARRAELAREITEAKRNSDYLPGINLPRNIRATPRIEEALEGADHVYLSIPSQTLRGNLEAITPFLTERTVLVSLMKGVEKGTGQRMSEVISQVLPIDPSRIAVASGPNLALEIAKEQPTAAVIASESLVTAQEVALAATNRYFRSYVNTDVIGTEFGGVLKNLIAVAIGIVDGVGYGENTKASIITRGLAEMTDFAVAYGGRPETMSGLAGLGDLIATSSSSLSRNNTAGRLLGQGYSFGDVVKSMQQTAEGLSSVAPILELARARGVDMPIVEQVSQVLAGTLDPKDIAPHLTTDSDEPQGERNLDDQQARSGRSVRGAFKRALDQLRNGGGGAAGDRS from the coding sequence GTGCCGCGCCGCGTCGCCGTCCTCGGCGCCGGCAGCTGGGGGACCACCTTCGCCAAGATCCTCGCCGACGGCGGCTCCGATGTCGTGATGTGGGCGCGGCGGGCCGAGCTCGCCCGCGAGATCACCGAGGCCAAGCGCAACAGCGACTACCTCCCCGGCATCAACCTGCCGCGCAACATCCGGGCGACCCCGCGGATCGAGGAGGCGCTCGAGGGCGCCGACCACGTCTACCTCTCCATCCCGTCGCAGACCCTGCGCGGGAACCTCGAGGCGATCACGCCGTTCCTCACCGAGCGGACCGTCCTGGTCAGCCTGATGAAGGGCGTCGAGAAGGGCACCGGCCAGCGGATGAGCGAGGTGATCTCGCAGGTGCTGCCGATCGATCCGAGCCGGATCGCGGTCGCCTCCGGGCCGAACCTCGCGCTCGAGATCGCGAAGGAGCAGCCGACCGCGGCGGTCATCGCCTCGGAGAGCCTCGTCACCGCGCAGGAGGTCGCGCTCGCCGCGACCAACCGCTACTTCCGCTCCTACGTCAACACCGACGTGATCGGGACCGAGTTCGGCGGCGTGCTGAAGAACCTGATCGCCGTCGCGATCGGCATCGTCGACGGCGTCGGCTACGGCGAGAACACCAAGGCGTCGATCATCACCCGCGGCCTCGCCGAGATGACCGACTTCGCCGTCGCCTACGGCGGGCGGCCCGAGACGATGTCCGGGCTGGCCGGCCTCGGCGACCTCATCGCGACGTCGAGCTCGTCGCTCTCGCGCAACAACACGGCCGGGCGCCTGCTCGGCCAGGGCTACAGCTTCGGCGACGTCGTGAAGTCGATGCAGCAGACGGCGGAGGGGCTCTCCTCGGTCGCGCCGATCCTCGAGCTCGCCCGGGCCCGCGGAGTCGACATGCCCATCGTCGAGCAGGTGTCGCAGGTGCTCGCCGGTACGCTCGATCCGAAGGACATCGCGCCGCACCTGACCACGGATTCGGACGAGCCCCAGGGTGAGAGGAACCTCGATGACCAGCAAGCTCGCAGTGGCCGTTCTGTTCGGGGGGCGTTCAAGCGAGCACTCGATCAGCTGCGCAACGGCGGCGGGGGTGCTGCGGGCGATCGATCGTGA
- a CDS encoding D-alanine--D-alanine ligase family protein: protein MTSKLAVAVLFGGRSSEHSISCATAAGVLRAIDRDRFDVIPVGITADGAFVLEEDRPEKFALDASALPRVEDNGTRVRWPESALSRELTVTAADGSVRSLGDVDVVLPILHGPWGEDGTVQGMLELVGLPYVGSGVLASALGMDKHFTKTVFRAAGIAVAPWYTVTEAEWREDPSDASSALDELGLPAFVKPARAGSSVGVSRVDERSQLDAALEEAFSHDSRVLIESAIVGREVEIGVLGARRGESPRASVAGEVVVSGGGFYDFEAKYLGMKGVELVCPAELTEDELAEMRALAVSAFTAIGAEGLARVDFFLTADGFVINEINTMPGFTPISMFPRMWGASGVDYPDLISELLDLALERVPAAVR from the coding sequence ATGACCAGCAAGCTCGCAGTGGCCGTTCTGTTCGGGGGGCGTTCAAGCGAGCACTCGATCAGCTGCGCAACGGCGGCGGGGGTGCTGCGGGCGATCGATCGTGACCGCTTCGACGTGATCCCCGTCGGGATCACCGCTGACGGCGCGTTCGTGCTCGAGGAGGACCGGCCGGAGAAGTTCGCGCTCGACGCGAGCGCCCTGCCGCGGGTCGAGGACAACGGCACGCGCGTGCGCTGGCCGGAGTCGGCGCTCTCCCGCGAGCTGACCGTCACCGCGGCCGACGGCTCCGTCCGCTCGCTCGGCGACGTGGACGTCGTCCTGCCGATCCTGCACGGCCCGTGGGGCGAGGACGGCACCGTCCAGGGGATGCTCGAGCTGGTCGGTCTGCCCTACGTCGGCTCGGGCGTGCTCGCGTCCGCGCTCGGGATGGACAAGCACTTCACCAAGACCGTCTTCCGCGCCGCGGGGATCGCGGTCGCCCCCTGGTACACCGTGACCGAGGCGGAGTGGCGCGAGGACCCGAGCGACGCGTCGTCGGCCCTCGACGAGCTCGGCCTGCCCGCCTTCGTCAAGCCGGCCCGTGCCGGGTCGAGCGTCGGCGTGAGCCGGGTCGACGAGCGCTCGCAGCTGGACGCGGCCCTCGAGGAGGCGTTCTCGCACGACTCCCGGGTGCTGATCGAGTCCGCGATCGTCGGCCGGGAGGTCGAGATCGGCGTGCTCGGAGCGCGCCGGGGAGAGTCCCCGCGCGCGTCCGTGGCCGGCGAGGTCGTCGTCAGCGGCGGCGGCTTCTACGACTTCGAGGCGAAGTACCTCGGCATGAAGGGCGTCGAGCTGGTCTGCCCGGCCGAGCTCACCGAGGACGAGCTCGCCGAGATGCGAGCCCTCGCGGTCAGCGCCTTCACCGCGATCGGGGCCGAGGGCCTCGCCCGCGTCGACTTCTTCCTCACGGCCGACGGCTTCGTCATCAACGAGATCAACACGATGCCCGGCTTCACGCCGATCTCGATGTTCCCGCGGATGTGGGGCGCGAGCGGCGTCGACTACCCCGACCTGATCAGCGAGCTGCTCGACCTGGCGCTCGAGCGCGTCCCGGCCGCGGTCCGATGA
- a CDS encoding GntR family transcriptional regulator, whose product MTEAGLGLRLEPGPRAPFEQIREGITAQVAAGSLLVGTRLPAVRTLAEELGVAPGTVARAYKELEAAGIVETRGRAGTVVSGGVDSVEHELQLAAGAYAARARALGATPERALEVAAAALGTAV is encoded by the coding sequence ATGACCGAGGCGGGCCTCGGCCTCAGGCTCGAGCCGGGTCCGCGGGCGCCGTTCGAGCAGATCCGCGAGGGGATCACCGCGCAGGTCGCCGCCGGGTCGCTCCTGGTCGGCACTCGGCTGCCCGCGGTGCGGACCCTCGCCGAGGAGCTGGGCGTCGCTCCGGGGACCGTCGCGCGGGCCTACAAGGAGCTCGAGGCCGCGGGGATCGTGGAGACGCGGGGACGCGCCGGGACGGTCGTGTCCGGTGGCGTCGACTCGGTCGAGCACGAGCTGCAGCTGGCGGCCGGCGCGTACGCGGCGCGGGCCCGGGCGCTCGGAGCGACGCCGGAGCGGGCGCTCGAGGTCGCGGCCGCGGCGCTCGGCACCGCGGTCTGA
- a CDS encoding DUF3515 domain-containing protein, giving the protein MSSRLLRTPLVAAAAVLLLSGCSAAVALQPADDATNEGCAEVSVRLPDVVAELPERETNAQGTAAWGTPAAVILHCGVTPPGPTTELCVSVSGVDWIIDESQAADDVYTLTTYGRDPAVEITVDQSRASGTSAVVDLANAVSYLPQERACTNVSDTDTLDPPSTPTG; this is encoded by the coding sequence ATGTCCTCCCGCCTCCTCCGCACCCCCCTCGTCGCCGCCGCCGCCGTCCTGCTCCTGAGCGGCTGCTCGGCCGCCGTGGCGCTGCAGCCGGCCGACGACGCGACGAACGAGGGCTGCGCCGAGGTCTCGGTGCGCCTGCCCGACGTCGTCGCCGAGCTGCCCGAGCGCGAGACGAACGCGCAGGGCACGGCGGCCTGGGGCACCCCCGCCGCCGTCATCCTGCACTGCGGTGTCACGCCCCCCGGTCCGACGACCGAGCTCTGCGTCTCGGTCAGCGGCGTCGACTGGATCATCGACGAGTCGCAGGCCGCCGACGACGTCTACACGCTGACCACCTACGGCCGCGATCCTGCCGTCGAGATCACCGTCGACCAGAGCCGCGCCTCCGGCACCTCGGCCGTCGTCGACCTCGCGAACGCCGTCTCCTACCTGCCGCAGGAGCGCGCCTGCACGAACGTGTCCGACACGGACACCCTCGACCCGCCGAGCACGCCCACGGGCTGA